One part of the Arthrobacter tumbae genome encodes these proteins:
- a CDS encoding class I SAM-dependent methyltransferase yields the protein MPDAIFSHPRLARVYDPLDPDRSDLDTYVDLIDEFGATSVLDVGCGTGTFAGRLAARGIRVLGVDPADASIEVARSKVNSDNAEWVVGTAPVVAAVPARQKHYDLATMTANVAQVFLDDKEWLSTLLAVHSCLREGGQLAFESRRPSDRAWERWTKELSRQLVEVAGEGPVEDWVQVTAVDGELVTFDSPTIFHADGERIDSTTTLRFRTAEALRQSLEEAGFLSVEVRDLPYAPGRGWLFIARA from the coding sequence GTGCCTGACGCCATTTTCTCTCACCCCCGACTCGCCCGCGTCTACGACCCCCTGGATCCGGATCGGAGTGATCTTGACACGTATGTGGACCTGATCGACGAGTTTGGAGCCACGTCTGTTCTGGACGTGGGTTGCGGGACCGGCACTTTCGCCGGCCGCCTTGCGGCGCGCGGCATCCGCGTGCTGGGCGTCGATCCTGCGGATGCATCCATCGAGGTCGCCCGGTCGAAGGTGAACTCGGATAACGCGGAATGGGTTGTTGGGACGGCGCCGGTTGTCGCGGCTGTTCCCGCCCGGCAGAAGCACTATGACTTGGCGACGATGACCGCGAACGTCGCCCAGGTCTTTCTCGACGACAAGGAGTGGCTCTCCACGTTGCTGGCTGTCCACTCCTGCCTCCGTGAGGGCGGACAACTGGCCTTCGAGTCGAGAAGGCCATCGGATCGTGCCTGGGAACGGTGGACCAAAGAGCTGTCCCGGCAGCTCGTGGAAGTCGCTGGTGAAGGCCCGGTGGAGGACTGGGTGCAGGTGACGGCCGTCGACGGCGAGTTGGTGACGTTCGATTCACCGACCATATTTCATGCCGATGGTGAGCGCATCGACTCAACAACGACCCTGCGCTTCAGAACAGCAGAGGCCCTACGGCAATCTTTGGAGGAGGCCGGCTTCCTCAGCGTCGAGGTACGCGACCTGCCCTATGCGCCCGGTCGCGGGTGGCTGTTCATCGCGCGCGCATGA
- a CDS encoding DUF808 domain-containing protein: MSGGLVALLDDVAALARIAAASVDDVAAGAARAGVKAAGVVIDDAAVTPQYVSGADPSRELPMIKRIFWGSLRNKLLIILPALLLISAFVPGIIPYILMLGGTYLCFEGAEKVWHKLRGQHDAKKTPAVERGPEAEAKVIKGAITTDFILSCEIMVISMNEVAAESIWSRALILVVVAIAITVLVYGAVGLIVKMDDIGLHLTTKDSTGSKRFGELLVKGMPSVLAAITFIGTIAMLWVGGHIMVQGAHDLGWHMPYDLIHSLEEPFAGIAVVGGLLAWLVNTLLSAVVGLAWGLAIMAIVHPLLKALPFGKDKGGHEEGDLRAAVAGYRPKKHDADHAS, encoded by the coding sequence GTGAGCGGCGGGCTGGTAGCACTGCTGGACGATGTCGCAGCTCTTGCTCGCATAGCTGCCGCCTCAGTGGATGACGTGGCGGCAGGGGCCGCAAGGGCGGGGGTGAAGGCCGCAGGCGTGGTGATCGACGACGCCGCCGTCACCCCGCAGTACGTGTCCGGGGCGGACCCCTCCCGTGAATTACCGATGATCAAACGGATCTTTTGGGGTTCACTGCGCAACAAACTGTTGATTATCCTGCCGGCGCTGCTGCTCATCAGTGCGTTCGTTCCGGGCATCATCCCCTACATCCTCATGCTGGGCGGTACCTACCTCTGCTTTGAGGGCGCCGAGAAGGTTTGGCACAAGCTTCGCGGCCAGCACGATGCGAAGAAGACGCCAGCAGTGGAGCGGGGGCCGGAGGCAGAGGCCAAGGTCATCAAGGGTGCGATCACCACCGACTTCATCCTGTCCTGCGAAATCATGGTCATCTCGATGAACGAGGTGGCCGCCGAATCGATCTGGTCCCGTGCGCTCATCCTGGTTGTCGTAGCTATCGCAATCACCGTGCTCGTGTATGGAGCCGTCGGTCTCATCGTCAAGATGGACGATATCGGTCTGCACCTGACAACCAAAGATTCCACGGGATCCAAGCGGTTCGGTGAACTGCTCGTCAAGGGCATGCCCTCGGTGCTGGCCGCGATCACCTTCATCGGGACCATCGCCATGCTGTGGGTAGGCGGTCACATCATGGTGCAGGGCGCTCATGACCTGGGGTGGCACATGCCCTACGACCTGATCCATTCCCTCGAAGAACCATTCGCCGGAATTGCTGTGGTTGGAGGCCTGCTGGCGTGGCTCGTGAACACTTTGTTGTCGGCAGTCGTCGGACTTGCCTGGGGCCTCGCCATCATGGCCATCGTGCACCCGCTGCTGAAGGCATTGCCGTTCGGCAAGGACAAGGGTGGGCATGAAGAGGGCGATCTACGCGCAGCGGTCGCGGGCTACCGGCCGAAGAAACACGACGCCGATCACGCGTCGTAG
- a CDS encoding Pr6Pr family membrane protein — MSATANADSPSDPVSRSLVRPIVRLTAAFIVGCAVIATFLDTASRTQINPFNFFGFFTMQSNIMTAAVLFVAAILQLRKRPNPRWLMPARAATTTYMAVVGVVYNLLLSGLAGGVELAWANWVLHVAFPIYAVLDWALITDRYRLPFRTIGLILIYPLTWCAVVLLRGATDGWVPYPFLDPGTGYASIALYVLAIAVAFATFGALIIWTSRLRIGQATETPNTSPNT, encoded by the coding sequence ATGAGCGCAACAGCGAACGCCGATAGTCCGTCCGACCCGGTGTCCCGATCCCTGGTGCGCCCGATCGTCCGGCTCACAGCAGCATTCATCGTGGGCTGCGCGGTGATCGCCACATTCCTGGACACCGCGTCAAGAACGCAAATCAACCCGTTCAATTTCTTCGGCTTCTTCACCATGCAGAGCAACATCATGACAGCCGCTGTGCTCTTCGTTGCGGCGATCCTCCAACTGAGGAAACGCCCGAATCCCAGGTGGCTCATGCCGGCCAGAGCTGCCACCACCACGTACATGGCCGTCGTCGGGGTCGTCTACAACCTGCTGTTGTCCGGCTTGGCTGGGGGAGTGGAGCTCGCTTGGGCGAACTGGGTTCTGCACGTCGCTTTCCCCATCTATGCGGTCCTTGACTGGGCACTCATCACGGATCGCTACAGGCTGCCGTTCAGGACGATCGGACTGATTCTGATCTATCCGCTCACCTGGTGTGCGGTGGTGCTCCTCCGCGGTGCCACCGATGGTTGGGTGCCCTACCCATTCCTTGACCCAGGCACCGGGTATGCGTCAATCGCGCTGTATGTGCTGGCCATAGCGGTGGCGTTCGCTACCTTCGGTGCATTGATCATCTGGACCAGCCGGCTCAGAATCGGTCAGGCGACCGAGACGCCGAACACCAGCCCCAACACGTAG
- a CDS encoding VIT1/CCC1 transporter family protein, whose amino-acid sequence MTPEATRTPAEIKRWRQYLADERAEAATYRYLARKRGGEEKEILLALAQAEGRHEQHWLTLLGNDAGKPLRPSLRNRILGFLARRFGSVFVLALAQRAESRSPYAADPSATSAMAADEQIHEEVVRGLATRGRNRLSGNFRAAVFGANDGLVSNLALVMGIGATGVSSAFVLFSGLAGLLAGALSMGAGEYVSVRSQRELLTASRPTQVTLTAAKELDIDANELVLVYRARGMSPEAAEHRAAERLGQFSCDCDPSFSLQPERQERQDDHESVGTAMGAAAASFCFFASGAVIPVLPYIFGLTDIAAVIVACVLVGLALLATGAVVGLLSGASPLKRALRQLAIGLGAAAATYVLGLVFGVSVA is encoded by the coding sequence GTGACGCCCGAGGCAACCCGAACACCCGCCGAGATCAAGCGTTGGCGGCAGTATCTCGCCGACGAACGGGCGGAAGCCGCAACCTACCGCTATCTGGCGCGCAAGCGCGGCGGCGAGGAGAAGGAAATCCTCCTGGCTCTCGCCCAGGCGGAGGGCCGGCACGAACAGCACTGGCTCACCCTTCTGGGGAACGACGCCGGCAAGCCCCTGCGTCCGTCGCTGCGGAACAGGATTCTCGGCTTTCTTGCCCGCCGCTTCGGCTCAGTCTTCGTGCTCGCGCTCGCGCAGCGTGCCGAAAGCCGCTCCCCCTATGCGGCGGATCCTTCCGCGACCAGTGCGATGGCCGCCGATGAGCAAATCCACGAAGAGGTTGTGCGGGGGCTCGCGACGCGCGGACGCAACCGGCTTTCCGGCAACTTCCGGGCCGCGGTCTTCGGAGCGAATGACGGCCTGGTGAGCAACCTTGCGCTTGTCATGGGCATTGGAGCAACGGGTGTTTCCAGCGCGTTCGTGTTGTTCAGCGGGCTTGCGGGCCTGCTCGCCGGAGCATTGTCGATGGGTGCCGGCGAATACGTGTCGGTGCGGTCGCAGCGGGAGCTGCTGACGGCGTCGCGCCCCACGCAGGTCACCCTGACGGCGGCCAAAGAGCTCGATATCGACGCCAATGAACTGGTGCTGGTTTACCGTGCACGCGGCATGTCTCCTGAGGCAGCCGAACATCGCGCCGCCGAACGCCTGGGGCAGTTCAGCTGCGACTGCGACCCGAGCTTCTCCCTTCAGCCTGAGCGGCAGGAACGGCAGGACGACCACGAGAGCGTGGGAACCGCAATGGGCGCAGCCGCTGCGAGTTTCTGCTTCTTTGCCTCCGGCGCAGTGATCCCCGTCCTTCCGTACATTTTTGGGCTGACGGATATCGCGGCTGTGATCGTTGCCTGCGTACTGGTGGGGCTGGCGCTATTGGCGACCGGCGCCGTCGTCGGCTTGCTTTCCGGCGCATCTCCGCTCAAGCGGGCTCTGCGTCAGCTCGCCATCGGACTGGGAGCGGCTGCGGCAACCTACGTGTTGGGGCTGGTGTTCGGCGTCTCGGTCGCCTGA
- a CDS encoding AI-2E family transporter, translated as MEYRHDTSAARKKPSPWQDGLGRTSIRGAQLLLLITVAVVSIYGLIQVRLAVIPLLLALILAAAISPLVNMLRRHGWPSALATAFSFLLLLVVLGGVITGIVFAVRSQLDELIQQANQGFQQVYDFIQTGPIPIDQEQIENARQSVIDFATSSTVGNTALTGLTAAGEFLTGALLMLVILFFFLKDGDKIWAFMLRPFRGERLHRAQRVGHRSLDVLGGYVRGTAIIATVDSVFIGIALLILGVPLAIPLAVIVFIGSFVPLVGATVAGVLAALVALVANGPFVALMVILAVVVVNQLEGNFLQPVVMGRSLNIHALVILLALTAGTILAGIIGAILAVPVAAVTWAAIKAWTEDDEPEPVTAPATSGPEADSDRDSAPAQES; from the coding sequence GTGGAGTACAGACACGACACCAGTGCAGCACGCAAGAAACCGAGTCCGTGGCAGGACGGGCTGGGCAGGACCAGTATCCGTGGTGCCCAGTTGCTGCTGCTCATCACCGTGGCGGTCGTCTCTATTTACGGACTGATCCAGGTCCGGCTGGCGGTCATTCCGCTGCTGCTGGCACTGATCCTTGCGGCCGCAATCAGTCCACTCGTCAACATGCTGCGGCGCCATGGGTGGCCGAGCGCCCTCGCAACCGCCTTTTCGTTTCTGCTGTTGCTGGTAGTGCTCGGCGGCGTGATCACGGGCATCGTGTTTGCCGTGCGCAGTCAGCTGGACGAGTTGATCCAGCAGGCCAACCAGGGGTTCCAACAGGTCTACGACTTCATCCAGACCGGTCCCATCCCGATTGACCAGGAACAGATCGAGAACGCCCGGCAATCGGTCATTGACTTCGCCACCAGCTCGACCGTCGGAAACACCGCGCTGACCGGATTGACCGCCGCCGGCGAATTCCTCACCGGCGCGCTGCTGATGCTGGTGATCCTCTTCTTCTTCCTCAAGGACGGCGACAAGATCTGGGCTTTCATGCTGCGGCCCTTCCGTGGGGAGCGGTTGCACCGCGCACAGCGGGTGGGCCACAGGAGCCTTGACGTACTGGGCGGCTACGTGCGTGGAACGGCCATCATCGCCACAGTGGATTCCGTGTTCATCGGTATCGCCCTGCTGATCCTGGGTGTGCCGCTGGCCATCCCGCTGGCTGTGATCGTCTTCATCGGCTCGTTCGTCCCGCTCGTCGGAGCCACCGTCGCCGGGGTACTCGCCGCGCTGGTGGCACTGGTGGCCAACGGGCCGTTCGTTGCGCTGATGGTGATTCTCGCAGTCGTCGTTGTGAACCAGCTGGAAGGAAACTTCCTCCAGCCGGTTGTGATGGGACGCTCGCTGAACATTCACGCGCTCGTGATCCTGCTGGCGCTGACCGCCGGCACCATTCTCGCCGGAATCATCGGCGCGATCCTTGCCGTACCGGTGGCGGCGGTCACGTGGGCGGCGATCAAGGCGTGGACTGAGGATGATGAGCCGGAGCCGGTTACAGCGCCTGCAACGTCCGGCCCGGAGGCGGACAGTGACCGGGATTCGGCGCCCGCACAGGAATCCTAG
- a CDS encoding sodium:solute symporter, giving the protein MEFVNVAIVVVYLAAMLAFGWWGKSRTKNTSDYLVAGRRLGPVLYTGTMAAVVLGGASTVGGVGLGYQFGISGMWLVVAIGTGVLVLSLFFAPTIQKLKIYTVSQMLTLRYGHEATKIAGFVMLAYTVVLCATSTGAYATIFVVLFGLDRWLAIALGGIIVLIYSTVGGMWSITLADMAQFVIKTIGVFALMLPFALSAAGGFDGIRERAGEEFFSITGIGAQSIITYFVVYTLGLLIGQDIWQRVFTSRTPGVARWGGTTAGIYCILYGVAGAMIGMAASVLLPVLENTDDVYAQVAIDVLPIGVGGLVLAAAVAAMMSTASGALIAAATVASSDVVPFVRSWRRHGLRGGATVAAEGHRDSDPEHDVAGNRMWVLGLGILAVLVAIVLNDVVVALTIAYDILVGGLLVAILGGLVWKRGTGPGAAVSMIAGSVVTLGTLAVYAGLAIGDGLYANEPIYFGLIASAVSYIAVSLATKPTDPAVMAAWNKRVAGEIQEEVPREGPATPVR; this is encoded by the coding sequence ATGGAATTCGTCAACGTCGCCATCGTGGTGGTCTACCTGGCCGCGATGCTTGCCTTCGGCTGGTGGGGCAAATCGCGCACCAAAAATACCAGTGACTACCTCGTTGCCGGCCGGCGCCTGGGGCCGGTGCTGTACACCGGCACCATGGCGGCGGTCGTCCTGGGGGGAGCGTCCACCGTGGGCGGTGTGGGGCTGGGCTACCAGTTCGGCATTTCCGGCATGTGGCTCGTCGTCGCCATCGGCACCGGCGTCCTGGTGCTCAGCCTCTTCTTCGCGCCCACCATCCAGAAGCTGAAGATCTACACGGTCTCCCAGATGCTCACCCTCCGGTACGGGCACGAGGCCACCAAGATCGCAGGCTTCGTCATGCTCGCGTACACCGTGGTGCTGTGCGCCACGTCGACCGGCGCTTACGCCACGATCTTCGTCGTACTGTTCGGTCTCGACCGCTGGCTCGCCATCGCACTCGGCGGAATCATCGTGCTGATCTACTCGACCGTAGGCGGCATGTGGTCCATCACGCTGGCAGACATGGCGCAGTTCGTCATCAAGACCATCGGCGTCTTCGCGCTCATGCTTCCCTTTGCGCTCTCCGCGGCCGGTGGGTTCGATGGCATCCGGGAGCGGGCCGGGGAAGAGTTCTTCAGCATCACCGGAATCGGCGCGCAGTCCATCATCACCTACTTCGTGGTGTACACACTGGGGCTCCTCATCGGTCAGGACATCTGGCAGCGCGTCTTCACCTCGAGGACGCCGGGCGTCGCCCGATGGGGAGGCACAACCGCTGGAATCTACTGCATCCTCTACGGCGTCGCCGGCGCCATGATCGGCATGGCAGCCAGCGTGCTGCTGCCCGTCCTCGAAAACACCGACGACGTCTATGCCCAGGTTGCCATCGATGTACTTCCCATCGGCGTCGGCGGGCTGGTCCTTGCCGCCGCAGTTGCGGCGATGATGTCCACCGCGTCCGGCGCACTGATCGCCGCGGCAACCGTGGCGAGCTCCGACGTCGTACCTTTTGTCCGCAGCTGGCGCCGCCACGGGCTGCGCGGCGGCGCTACGGTTGCGGCAGAGGGTCACCGGGATTCCGATCCGGAGCACGACGTCGCGGGCAACCGCATGTGGGTACTGGGGCTGGGCATCCTGGCAGTACTGGTTGCGATCGTCCTGAACGACGTCGTCGTCGCCCTCACCATTGCCTACGACATCCTGGTGGGCGGCCTGCTGGTCGCCATCCTCGGCGGCCTGGTGTGGAAGCGCGGCACCGGTCCGGGGGCAGCGGTTTCGATGATCGCTGGGTCCGTCGTCACGCTCGGCACGCTGGCCGTCTACGCGGGCCTGGCAATCGGTGACGGACTGTACGCGAACGAGCCGATCTACTTCGGCCTCATTGCCTCAGCCGTCAGCTACATCGCGGTCTCACTTGCCACCAAGCCGACGGACCCGGCGGTCATGGCGGCGTGGAACAAGCGGGTGGCTGGCGAAATCCAGGAGGAAGTCCCCCGCGAAGGACCGGCGACCCCGGTCCGCTGA
- a CDS encoding helix-turn-helix domain-containing protein, translating into MKALPVEPSNAPVAIGSRIRSARQAQRMTIEQVAGSTGLTKGFLSRVERDLTSPSVASLVTLCQVLSISIGDLFTVPETHLTRLREAPKISLGGEGINERLMTARSERRLQMIRAVVAPNGKGESDLYSVDCEVETLHIVAGRFELIFSNARYAMEAGDTITFPGREPHTWVNPSDEEAVVLWTLVPAASRS; encoded by the coding sequence GTGAAGGCTCTCCCAGTAGAACCGAGCAACGCGCCGGTGGCGATTGGTTCGCGGATCAGGTCGGCGCGGCAGGCCCAGCGCATGACGATCGAACAGGTGGCCGGGTCCACCGGTTTGACCAAGGGCTTCCTCAGCAGAGTGGAGCGGGACCTGACGTCGCCGTCGGTGGCTTCCCTCGTGACGCTGTGCCAGGTCCTGTCCATTTCCATCGGTGACCTCTTCACCGTTCCGGAAACGCATCTCACCCGACTCCGCGAAGCACCGAAAATCAGTCTCGGCGGCGAGGGGATCAACGAACGGCTCATGACAGCGCGCTCGGAGCGGCGCCTGCAGATGATCCGTGCCGTCGTCGCGCCCAACGGAAAGGGCGAGTCGGACCTGTACTCGGTGGACTGCGAAGTGGAGACCCTGCATATCGTGGCCGGTCGGTTTGAGCTGATCTTCTCAAACGCCCGGTACGCGATGGAAGCGGGTGACACCATCACTTTCCCGGGCAGGGAACCGCACACCTGGGTCAACCCCTCGGACGAGGAAGCGGTGGTGCTGTGGACACTGGTTCCGGCGGCGTCCAGGAGCTGA
- a CDS encoding extracellular solute-binding protein encodes MKTSRTAGFAVVAAIALTATACGGGGGGTADGGEAADYGAELSGTLTTGGFTLGDEVATSRADLATAALEEDGVTVEINESNFDPQRFAAQAASGTLPDLVVMDRQYVATYAAKGLIEPVDDCFTTHDVNAEEHYYPAVLQDVTYDGQVYGIPQFWQPWSIIANTRVMEEAGVTADDLDTSNPDAVLAAAEAMYESDGENPTRLGFDPQMPSQAPIWFTAFGGKIMDETGKPTLDDPANIEALTWLKEIYDAQGGYETAYSFGQTWDFFGENNQFVADQVGAGLYAQWYPNVLADYADQLEISGVPLRNQDGDAIAVAGGQSYVIPTGAENKAAACKWAVTNTSDEAWMAAAEARVSGMEEGGMFTGIFTGSQTADQLIKDEYLESTGNEGFDQLIDSYYQALENGVPLGSSPAGLEIQTELQNAMAPAMSGDKTIDEALGDAQAAAMLVYEQATAGAQ; translated from the coding sequence ATGAAGACTTCTCGGACAGCAGGGTTTGCGGTGGTTGCGGCCATCGCGTTGACCGCCACCGCGTGTGGCGGCGGAGGTGGCGGGACCGCCGATGGCGGGGAGGCCGCAGATTACGGAGCTGAACTCTCCGGCACCCTGACCACCGGTGGCTTCACCCTGGGCGATGAGGTGGCGACGTCCCGTGCGGACCTCGCTACCGCCGCCCTGGAAGAGGACGGTGTGACCGTCGAGATCAACGAAAGCAACTTCGATCCCCAGCGGTTCGCTGCCCAGGCCGCGAGCGGAACCCTGCCGGACCTGGTCGTGATGGACCGCCAGTATGTGGCGACGTACGCGGCCAAGGGACTGATCGAGCCGGTTGACGACTGCTTCACTACCCACGACGTCAACGCTGAGGAGCACTACTACCCTGCCGTGTTGCAGGATGTCACCTACGACGGGCAGGTCTACGGCATACCTCAGTTCTGGCAGCCGTGGTCGATCATCGCCAATACCCGCGTCATGGAGGAAGCCGGTGTCACGGCCGACGATCTGGACACCTCCAACCCTGACGCCGTGCTCGCTGCTGCGGAAGCAATGTACGAGTCTGACGGCGAAAACCCCACGCGCCTTGGGTTCGATCCGCAGATGCCCTCGCAGGCTCCCATTTGGTTTACGGCCTTCGGCGGAAAGATCATGGACGAGACCGGGAAACCGACCCTCGATGACCCCGCCAATATTGAAGCACTGACGTGGCTGAAGGAAATTTACGACGCCCAGGGTGGCTATGAGACCGCCTACAGTTTTGGCCAGACCTGGGACTTCTTCGGCGAAAACAACCAGTTTGTCGCTGATCAGGTAGGCGCAGGGCTGTACGCCCAGTGGTATCCCAACGTCCTCGCCGACTACGCCGATCAGCTGGAGATTTCCGGTGTCCCGCTGCGCAACCAGGACGGCGACGCCATCGCCGTTGCCGGCGGGCAGTCCTACGTGATTCCGACAGGCGCCGAGAACAAGGCAGCCGCCTGCAAGTGGGCCGTCACCAACACCTCCGATGAGGCGTGGATGGCAGCTGCCGAGGCGCGGGTCTCGGGTATGGAAGAGGGCGGCATGTTCACCGGCATCTTCACGGGTTCTCAGACAGCCGACCAGCTGATCAAGGATGAGTACCTGGAGTCGACGGGCAACGAAGGCTTCGATCAGCTGATCGATTCCTATTACCAGGCACTTGAAAACGGTGTGCCCCTCGGGTCGTCGCCTGCGGGCCTTGAGATTCAGACCGAACTGCAGAACGCCATGGCTCCGGCCATGTCCGGGGACAAGACCATCGATGAAGCACTGGGCGATGCACAGGCCGCCGCGATGCTGGTGTACGAACAGGCGACGGCCGGCGCGCAGTAG
- a CDS encoding carbohydrate ABC transporter permease, whose amino-acid sequence MINSQPQAAAESDPRRKSAASPTQRFPWYKPRSILGRIALWALLLGFSVLFLYPFVWLLAATFKPRQDVFDNRLIPETWVFTNYVEVWQQLPLLSWMSNSIIIALLAAGLVTISSSLVAFGFAYFRFPFRNLLFGLVLGTMMLPGAVTMIPVYLIWKELGFLGTTVPLWGANLFGSAFYIFLQRQFFLGLPRDIFEAARIDGCSYFGLFRRIALPLSIPSFIIVFIFEFQASWNNLQAPLIYLNTGSPEEYTVPLGISYAMSLFSPTSGGEADYQYVMTAALLVTLPMLILFAFGQRYFIEGLAGQGRKG is encoded by the coding sequence GTGATCAACTCACAACCGCAGGCGGCCGCAGAATCAGATCCACGGAGGAAGTCCGCCGCATCGCCTACCCAGCGTTTCCCCTGGTACAAGCCCCGCAGCATTCTTGGCCGGATTGCCCTCTGGGCGCTTCTCCTGGGGTTCTCGGTGCTGTTCCTGTATCCGTTCGTGTGGCTGCTGGCTGCAACGTTCAAACCACGCCAGGACGTCTTCGATAACCGCCTCATCCCGGAGACCTGGGTTTTCACCAACTACGTCGAGGTGTGGCAGCAGTTGCCCCTGCTGTCCTGGATGTCCAACAGCATCATCATCGCGCTGCTGGCCGCCGGACTCGTCACCATCTCAAGCTCACTCGTTGCCTTCGGTTTCGCCTACTTCCGGTTCCCCTTCCGAAACCTGCTCTTCGGCCTGGTGCTCGGCACCATGATGCTGCCCGGCGCAGTGACGATGATCCCGGTGTACCTGATCTGGAAGGAGCTCGGCTTCCTCGGGACCACCGTGCCGCTGTGGGGCGCCAATCTCTTCGGATCGGCGTTCTATATCTTCCTGCAGCGCCAGTTCTTCCTCGGACTCCCCCGCGACATCTTCGAAGCGGCACGCATTGACGGGTGCAGCTACTTCGGGCTGTTCCGGCGGATAGCCCTACCGCTATCCATCCCGTCCTTCATCATCGTGTTCATCTTCGAGTTCCAGGCGAGCTGGAACAACCTGCAGGCTCCGCTGATTTACTTGAACACGGGCAGCCCGGAGGAGTACACCGTGCCGCTCGGTATCTCCTACGCGATGTCACTGTTCAGCCCCACCTCGGGCGGCGAGGCCGACTACCAGTACGTCATGACAGCGGCGCTGCTCGTGACGCTGCCCATGCTGATCCTGTTCGCGTTCGGTCAGCGGTATTTCATCGAGGGCCTGGCCGGTCAGGGCCGCAAAGGCTGA
- a CDS encoding carbohydrate ABC transporter permease: protein MATAVDSPRKRRLRRPRWIKEPFNREARAGYLFILPWVIGFLVFTLGAMVYSLVISFTNYDLSTDTATPVGFSNYELLLKDPKVLTSLGNTLYYAVLSVPLEICFALLLAYLLHRIPERGAGVFRIIYYLPKMTPSVAAASIFLLLLNGNSGAINGFLGIFGIDGPQWLIDPDWMKPSIIIIGLWSVSGTMLILLAALKNVPQDLYEAAALDGAGALRQFFSVTLPMISNALFFCTIVLTIAALQVFDQAFLLFYRDTASGSPDAALFVGVYLFQQAFQQFNMGFAAAIAWLLFVIILLITVFQVRFGNKFVYYEGGR, encoded by the coding sequence ATGGCCACAGCGGTTGACTCCCCCCGGAAGAGACGGCTTCGGCGTCCCCGCTGGATTAAGGAGCCCTTCAACCGGGAGGCGAGGGCAGGGTATCTGTTCATCCTTCCCTGGGTCATCGGGTTTCTCGTGTTCACGCTCGGAGCCATGGTGTACAGCCTCGTTATCTCCTTCACGAATTACGACCTCTCCACGGACACCGCCACGCCTGTCGGCTTCAGCAACTACGAGCTGCTGCTCAAGGACCCGAAGGTTCTGACGTCGCTGGGCAACACGCTGTACTACGCCGTGCTGTCCGTGCCGCTCGAAATCTGCTTCGCCCTGCTGCTGGCCTATTTGCTGCACCGGATCCCCGAACGCGGAGCCGGCGTCTTCCGCATCATCTACTACCTGCCGAAGATGACGCCGTCCGTCGCCGCAGCGTCCATCTTCCTGCTGCTGCTCAACGGTAATTCCGGTGCGATCAATGGCTTCCTCGGCATCTTCGGGATCGATGGACCGCAGTGGTTGATTGACCCCGACTGGATGAAGCCGTCCATCATCATCATTGGCCTGTGGAGCGTCAGCGGCACCATGCTGATCCTCCTTGCCGCGCTGAAGAACGTTCCGCAGGACCTGTATGAGGCAGCAGCACTCGACGGCGCCGGAGCACTCCGGCAGTTCTTTTCCGTCACCCTGCCGATGATCTCGAATGCACTGTTCTTCTGCACCATCGTGCTGACGATCGCCGCACTCCAGGTCTTCGACCAGGCGTTCCTGCTCTTCTACCGGGACACGGCGAGCGGCTCCCCTGATGCGGCACTCTTTGTCGGCGTCTACCTGTTCCAGCAGGCCTTCCAGCAGTTCAACATGGGCTTTGCCGCCGCCATCGCCTGGCTGTTGTTCGTCATCATCCTCCTGATCACGGTCTTCCAGGTCCGTTTCGGGAACAAGTTCGTCTACTACGAGGGGGGCCGGTAG
- a CDS encoding VOC family protein, giving the protein MDWTLEVVVVPVSDIARSIEFYRDKLGFVQDFETDTGGMHFTQFTPPGSGCSIVFGNGPGMGSMQPGTLKGLQLVVSDANAAREELLGRGVSVGDITVFDERDGGTFFGFDDPDGNSWAVQQIKARADKPLIPRS; this is encoded by the coding sequence ATGGACTGGACGCTGGAAGTCGTTGTGGTGCCGGTGAGCGACATCGCGCGCTCGATCGAGTTTTACCGCGACAAACTTGGATTCGTGCAGGATTTCGAGACCGACACCGGCGGCATGCATTTCACCCAGTTCACCCCGCCGGGCTCCGGCTGTTCCATCGTCTTCGGCAACGGACCGGGCATGGGATCCATGCAGCCGGGCACCTTGAAAGGCCTTCAGCTGGTGGTCTCCGACGCCAATGCGGCGCGCGAGGAGTTACTGGGCCGTGGTGTCTCGGTGGGTGACATCACCGTCTTTGACGAGCGCGACGGCGGCACTTTCTTTGGATTCGACGACCCGGACGGCAATTCCTGGGCTGTGCAGCAGATCAAGGCCCGCGCCGACAAGCCGCTGATTCCGCGCTCCTAG